One region of Malania oleifera isolate guangnan ecotype guangnan chromosome 6, ASM2987363v1, whole genome shotgun sequence genomic DNA includes:
- the LOC131158266 gene encoding F-box/LRR-repeat protein At4g29420 has product MDDLPPPLILDILTRLSDSADLAHCRAASKTLNAVAGDVRSVNLLCTFDRFLKLRSLTTKTMVTPFKTVLKNLVLSSRDLESVSVGVDRLLRGIDYDDVEDESDDLYLTDVGFVAEWLPRIGERLRSLLISDYWVQSCWRRSEVLSLISSCCQSLLHLELKNAWLSVDGLKPMLSLTSLTLEFIRLDDEDLNKVNECFPSLQVLNLIGVGGLKEPNIHLLHLKTCQWTVSNAPLSLTIHAPNLIDLKLKCVKPKLLVLKTPFLSKLHLVIDEAGKFEAKEFLNLKTLQLECSSVCSLASAFASGRTIKKLIVDSPKWAEPFSIKDLFDVFPSVISLTLNSGAWLGMESCYRHAGLEDWSRMKNVKEIIAYVVVYDIQSTLAFIFSILDACTNLVDIALLIHREVDADITSRLMSKCTSHCPRLRWRWGMWKEGMKYTWFSDVI; this is encoded by the exons atggaCGACCTACCTCCACCTCTGATCCTCGACATCCTCACCCGTCTGAGTGACTCCGCCGACCTCGCTCATTGCAGAGCCgcttccaaaaccctaaacgccgTTGCCGGCGATGTCCGTTCCGTCAACCTCCTCTGCACCTTCGACCGATTCCTGAAATTGCGATCGCTGACAACCAAAACCATGGTCACTCCATTCAAGACCGTACTCAAGAACCTGGTCCTGAGCTCGAGGGACCTCGAATCGGTGTCGGTCGGCGTGGACAGGCTCTTGCGAGGGATCGATTACGACGACGTTGAGGATGAATCCGACGATCTGTATCTTACCGACGTCGGATTTGTGGCGGAGTGGTTGCCGCGAATCGGGGAACGGTTAAGATCGCTTTTGATATCGGATTATTGGGTCCAGTCGTGCTGGAGACGATCCGAGGTTCTATCCCTCATTTCTTCGTGCT GCCAAAGTCTTCTTCATTTGGAGTTGAAGAATGCTTGGCTATCTGTGGATGGCCTGAAACCGATGCTGTCGCTAACGAGTTTGACTCTTGAATTCATAAGACTGGATGACGAGGACCTCAACAAAGTGAATGAGTGTTTCCCATCTCTGCAAGTTCTCAATCTGATAGGAGTTGGTGGTCTTAAAGAACCTAATATTCATCTCCTGCACCTAAAAACTTGTCAGTGGACGGTCTCGAACGCTCCACTCTCTCTAACTATACATGCACCAAACCTTATCGACTTGAAACTGAAATGTGTGAAACCCAAGTTGCTTGTTCTCAAGACTCCATTTTTGTCTAAACTTCATCTTGTAATTGATGAGGCAGGCAAGTTTGAAGCAAAGGAATTTCTTAATTTGAAAACTCTTCAGCTTGAGTGTTCAAGTGTTTGCAGCCTTGCTAGTGCATTTGCATCTGGTAGAACAATTAAGAAGCTAATAGTGGATTCACCGAAATGGGCTGAACCATTTAGCATCAAGGACTTGTTTGATGTTTTCCCAAGTGTGATCTCTCTTACGTTGAACTCCGGAGCTTGGTTGGGAATGGAGTCCTGTTATCGCCATGCAGGCTTGGAAGATTGGAGCAGGATGAAGAATGTGAAAGAAATTATTGCTTATGTTGTGGTGTATGATATCCAAAGTACACTTgcctttattttttctattttggaCGCATGCACCAATTTGGTAGACATTGCATTGCTCATCCACAGGGAAGTTGATGCCGATATTACTAGCCGCCTCATGTCAAAGTGCACCAGTCATTGCCCAAGACTTAGATGGAGGTGGGGAATGTGGAAAGAGGGAATGAAATATACTTGGTTCTCTGATGTGATATAG